A window of Corticium candelabrum chromosome 3, ooCorCand1.1, whole genome shotgun sequence contains these coding sequences:
- the LOC134176906 gene encoding low-density lipoprotein receptor-related protein 4-like — translation MLWLLTLTLLSSFCWINKADLCQERPALFFKCVAPARNPCLPRSWVCDGAPDCPDGSDETFCDGCDPKKWFRCDIGHPCIELKWLCDGTHDCIDGSDEKVSLCGACPPGSFHCKSSGECISNSSVCDGNRDCYDNSDEQPPHCFRPPKPPCNLTREFNCQVPSSFAHCIPKSWVCDGENDCDSGIDEGAVCNPPGSTGIPVPPSSTPAPTNPEPIVVQCADDEFQCYDGVRCLQWSHRCDSIVDCHDNSDEVGCADVPHCPPKVQFSCGNSNCVPLNKHCNKIDDCGDNSDEFNCGLTQTKWQECEGMFRCGNGECLTFKRVCDNKNHCSDGSDEKDCSFNECQSGKPCPGGQICIDEPTSYRCTCARGYRITTTGCEEVDECRAYGSCAQYCTNTPGSFTCSCASGYTLKADGRTCKANDGDPKLVYADGQDIRLMHLNTMTTEDLAKDRSSVVPVAYDFKKGLIYFGEYQRHRISVVPVNGSAEPTTILLPQHGAREPDGLAVDYLNDWIYWASPITRMIFMAKLDGSYHRVVVNESMKLDEPRGLAVDPLRGYLFWADWGDHSHIGAAAMDGTGQRHIVVDGLVWPNGIAVDTITQRIYWVDGHHQKVEVADYFGNNRKVIVKGGIGRPIFIALYEEKMYVSSEWGDKKEGRVFVANRLDGTHLMTITTNVDSVQGLTVYQKQQQQHAQNYCDTAGCSHYCVTSFVSDYTCLCPPDSELLNDKKTCSVGISRCTDSYCNNNGQCIEEGNTRRCLCDSSHTGSQCTEIVREMLPCPARRCQNRGQCYIAADGQYCVCESDFTGPQCGIDIVITQEPPVETKGSSSNSVAVAVGGAVGGLVVIAIIIIVVILLVRNLKGKGSVNFDNPVYHGDGNSTNSHPKKGVEETNHKVNDNAGATSV, via the exons ATGCTGTGGCTGCTAACGCTCACTCTACTGTCTTCCTTCTGCTGGATAAATAAAGCAG ATCTCTGCCAAGAGCGTCCGGCTCTCTTCTTCAAGTGCGTCGCGCCGGCCCGCAATCCGTGCCTTCCTCGCTCGTGGGTTTGCGACGGAGCGCCCGACTGTCCGGACGGCTCCGACGAGACGTTTTGTGATG GGTGTGACCCTAAAAAATGGTTTCGATGCGACATCGGTCATCCGTGCATCGAACTGAAATGGTTGTGCGACGGAACACACGACTGTATAGACGGATCTGATGAGAAAGTGTCTCTATGTGGAG CCTGTCCTCCAGGCAGTTTCCATTGTAAAAGTTCGGGCGAATGTATAAGCAACTCATCTGTATGTGACGGCAATCGTGATTGTTATGACAACTCGGATGAACAACCTCCCCATTGCT TTCGTCCGCCTAAACCGCCTTGCAACTTGACACGGGAGTTTAACTGTCAGGTTCCTTCGTCGTTTGCTCATTGTATACCGAAGTCGTGGGTCTGTGATGGTGAAAACGATTGCGATTCAGGGATAGATGAGGGTGCTGTTTGTAACCCACCAG GTTCGACCGGAATTCCTGTTCCACCTTCATCAACTCCAGCTCCAACAAATCCAGAGCCTATTGTTGTTCAATGTGCTGACGATGAATTTCAATGCTACGACGGCGTGAGATGCTTACAATGGTCTCATCGATGTGACTCCATAGTAGATTGTCATGACAACTCGGATGAAGTTGGCTGTGCAG ATGTCCCACACTGTCCACCTAAAGTTCAATTTTCTTGTGGTAACTCCAACTGCGTTCCTCTCAACAAGCACTGCAACAAAATCGATGATTGTGGCGACAACTCGGATGAATTCAACT GTGGCCTTACACAAACCAAATGGCAAGAATGCGAGGGAATGTTTCGTTGCGGCAACGGAGAGTGTCTCACGTTCAAACGAGTCTGCGATAACAAAAATCACTGCAGCGATGGATCAGACGAGAAGGACTGCT CATTCAACGAATGTCAAAGCGGCAAGCCTTGCCCAGGGGGGCAGATATGCATCGACGAGCCCACTTCGTATCGATGTACTTGTGCTCGAGGATATCGTATCACGACGACAGGCTGTGAAG aaGTGGACGAATGTCGGGCGTATGGAAGTTGTGCACAGTATTGTACGAACACTCCTGGTAGTTTTACCTGTAGTTGTGCTTCTGGTTATACACTCAAAGCAGACGGTCGCACATGCAAGGCGAAcg ACGGGGATCCCAAATTGGTGTATGCTGACGGGCAGGACATACGGCTAATGCATCTTAACACAATGACAACAGAAGATCTCGCAAAAGATAGATCCTCAGTCGTACCAGTTGCATATGACTTCAAGAAAGGCTTG ATCTACTTTGGTGAATACCAAAGGCATCGTATTAGTGTTGTTCCTGTTAATGGCAGTGCAGAACCAACAACCATTTTATTGCCACAGCATGGTGCTCGTGAGCCTGACGGTCTTGCTGTCGACTATCTGAATGATTGGATTTATTGGGCGAGCCCGATTACTCGTATGATCTTTATGGCTAAATTGGATGGTTCTTATCATCGAGTTGTCGTGAATGAGAGTATGAAGTTGGACGAGCCGCGTGGTCTTGCTGTTGATCCATTAAGAGGGTATCTGTTCTGGGCTGATTGGGGGGATCACTCACATATCGGTGCTGCTGCGATGGATGGAACGGGACAGAGACACATTGTGGTGGATGGATTGGTGTGGCCGAATGGAATAGCGGTTGATACGATAACACAGAGGATCTACTGGGTGGACGGTCACCATCAAAAG GTTGAAGTTGCTGACTATTTTGGAAACAATCGAAAAGTGATTGTAAAGGGTGGTATTGGACGGCCAATCTTCATTGCATTGTATGAGGAGAAGATGTACGTGTCATCTGAATGGGGAGACAAAAAAGAAGGAAGAGTGTTCGTCGCTAATCGTCTAGACGGGACACATTTGATGACGATTACTACCAACGTGGACTCTGTGCAAG GTCTCACAGTGTAtcaaaaacaacagcaacaacatgcacaGAATTACTGCGATACGGCGGGATGCAGCCACTACTGCGTTACAAGCTTCGTGTCAGACTACACATGTCTTTGTCCTCCTGACTCTGAGTTGTTGAACGACAAAAAAACGTGTTCAGTTG GCATTTCGAGATGTACCGACAGCTACTGTAATAACAACGGCCAATGCATCGAGGAAGGCAACACGAGGAGATGCTT ATGTGACAGCAGCCATACCGGGTCTCAGTGCACTGAAATTGTACGCGAGATGTTGCCGTGTCCTGCCAGACGATGCCAGAATCGTGGGCAATGCTACATAGCAGCAGATGGTCAATACTGCGT GTGTGAGAGTGACTTTACTGGTCCACAATGTGGAATTGATATTGTGATAACACAGGAGCCGCCTGTTGAGACTAAAGGGAGTAGCAGCAATTCAGTAGCTGTTGCTGTGGGAGGTGCCGTTGGTGGTCTTGTTGTCATAGCGATTATCATCATTGTCGTCATTCTTCTAGTACGAAATTTGAA AGGGAAAGGTTCGGTCAACTTTGATAACCCTGTGTATCATGGTGATGGCAACTCGACAAATTCGCATCCAAAGAAGGGAGTTGAAGAG ACTAATCACAAGGTCAATGATAATGCTGGTGCTACTTCCGTTTGA
- the LOC134177011 gene encoding low-density lipoprotein receptor-related protein 8-like, which produces MRCAATLVTLILLRMSTTSDSVCQPKLFYKCGNECVSRSWICDGYEDCGDGSDETFCGECKEWFRCKSGHPCIEKKWVCDGTHDCDDGSDESVSLCGACASGEFHCTTSDECIGQSSVCDGNFDCFDYSDEQPPHCYRPTKSPCNLTNEFNCRASGSFHRCIPKYWTCDGERDCDSGIDEGDFCNPPGLAASVSPTSARARLSPSTPQPVIVQCADDEFQCYDGFKCLQWSHRCDSIVDCHDNSDESGCADVPHCPPKLQFSCANSNCVPLDKHCNEVDDCGDNSDEFNCGLTQPKWQECEGMFRCGNGHCLTVKRLCDNKTHCNDGSDEKNCFTNECLNSNPCPGDQKCIDEPTSYRCTCARGYRKTNDGCEEVDECQTYGHCAQFCVNTPGSFVCSCSNGYTLKADGHTCKANDGNAKLLYADGQDVKLMDLNTKSIEGLAKHRLSVIPVAFHFRTGMIYFGEYQWNRICAVPADNSAEPKPILTTVDGTHSPDGLAVDYLNDWIYWSSPAYRTIFMAKLDGSYRRVVVNESMKLDEPRGLAVDPLRGYLFWADWGNHSHIGAAAMDGTGQRHIVVDGLVWPNGIAVDTITQRIYWVDGNRGVVEVCDYLGHNRRVIIQGGIGRPLFIALYEEKVYVSSDWGPRNMGRVFVANRFDGSHLMMIDHDVDSVQGIAVYQKQQQQHTSNHCDRANCSHYCVTSFVSDYKCFCPDGSHLLNDERTCSVGVERCNDSYCNYNGHCVKEGNTNKCLCRSDRTGSRCTDVVRETVSCPITRCHSRGRCYSLVDQYCICNDGYSGVYCESDISPITSPFENSTTTSPAPPRVVGNVGQNKGSNAVGISVGGAIGGLVVVAIIIILVILLVKNVRGKLSINFDNPMYHSDSSSVVIPPKSGVEEVNHSKEVNGMHTAPATSTSA; this is translated from the exons ATGAGGTGTGCAGCTACGCTCGTTACACTCATCCTCCTTCGAATGTCGACAACCAGCGACTCAG TTTGCCAACCGAAACTTTTCTACAAATGCGGCAATGAGTGTGTAAGTCGCTCGTGGATTTGTGACGGTTACGAGGATTGTGGCGACGGATCAGATGAAACTTTCTGTGGCG aatgtaaagaatggTTTCGGTGTAAAAGCGGTCATCCGTGCATCGAGAAAAAATGGGTGTGTGATGGAACACACGACTGTGACGATGGATCTGATGAgagtgtgtctctgtgtggaG CCTGTGCATCTGGCGAGTTTCATTGCACCACCTCTGATGAATGTATCGGCCAGTCGTCTGTGTGTGACGGCAATTTCGATTGCTTCGACTATTCCGACGAACAACCACCTCACTGCT ACCGTCCAACTAAATCACCATGCAACTTGACAAACGAGTTCAATTGCAGGGCTTCTGGATCGTTTCATCGCTGTATTCCTAAGTATTGGACCTGTGATGGCGAAAGAGATTGTGACTCGGGCATAGATGAGGGCGACTTCTGTAATCCACCGG GACTTGCTGCTTCTGTTTCTCCAACGTCAGCTCGAGCTCGATTGTCTCCCTCAACTCCACAGCCAGTTATTGTTCAATGTGCTGATGATGAGTTTCAGTGCTACGACGGCTTCAAGTGTTTACAATGGTCACACCGATGTGACTCGATAGTAGATTGTCATGACAACTCAGACGAAAGCGGCTGTGCAG aTGTCCCACACTGTCCACCCAAACTTCAGTTTTCTTGTGCTAACTCTAACTGTGTTCCTCTCGACAAGCACTGCAATGAGGTTGACGATTGTGGAGACAACTCGGATGAGTTTAACT GTGGCCTCACTCAACCCAAATGGCAAGAATGCGAGGGGATGTTTCGTTGTGGCAATGGACACTGTCTCACGGTCAAAAGACTTTGCGACAACAAAACTCATTGCAACGACGGATCGGACGAGAAAAACTGCT TTACAAACGAATGCTTGAACAGCAATCCATGTCCGGGAGATCAAAAGTGTATTGACGAGCCGACTTCGTATCGATGCACGTGTGCACGAGGATATCGCAAGACGAACGACGGATGTGAAG AGGTGGACGAGTGTCAGACGTATGGACATTGTGCACAGTTTTGTGTGAACACGCCGGGTAGCTTTGTCTGCAGCTGCAGTAACGGATACACACTGAAGGCTGATGGTCACACGTGCAAAGCAAACG ATGGAAATGCCAAGTTGTTGTATGCTGATGGTCAGGATGTCAAGCTAATGGATCTCAACACAAAGTCGATTGAAGGCCTAGCCAAACACAGACTGTCAGTCATTCCAGTCGCATTCCACTTCCGTACAGGCATG atCTACTTTGGTGAATACCAATGGAATCGTATATGTGCAGTTCCCGCAGACAACAGTGCAGAGCCAAAACCGATTCTCACAACAGTGGATGGCACTCATAGCCCTGACGGTCTTGCTGTCGACTACTTGAACGACTGGATCTATTGGTCTAGTCCTGCTTATCGTACGATCTTTATGGCTAAATTGGATGGTTCGTATCGTCGAGTTGTCGTGAATGAGAGTATGAAGTTGGACGAGCCGCGTGGTCTTGCTGTTGATCCATTGAGAGGGTATCTGTTCTGGGCTGATTGGGGGAATCACTCGCATATCGGTGCTGCTGCTATGGATGGAACGGGACAGAGACACATTGTGGTGGATGGATTGGTGTGGCCGAATGGAATAGCGGTTGATACGATAACACAGAGGATCTACTGGGTGGACGGCAATCGTGGAGTG GTTGAGGTTTGTGATTATTTGGGTCACAATCGAAGAGTTATTATACAGGGTGGTATTGGACGGCCTCTCTTTATTGCGTTGTATGAGGAAAAGGTGTACGTGTCGTCTGATTGGGGACCGAGGAATATGGGAAGAGTTTTTGTTGCCAATCGATTTGATGGATCACATTTGATGATGATTGATCATGATGTGGACTCTGTACAAG GCATTGCAGTTtatcagaaacaacaacagcaacacacttCCAATCACTGCGATCGAGCGAACTGCAGTCATTATTGTGTCACCAGTTTTGTGTCAGACTACAAGTGTTTCTGTCCCGATGGCTCCCACTTGTTGAATGACGAAAGAACATGTTCAGTTG GTGTTGAAAGATGTAATGACAGTTACTGTAATTACAATGGACATTGTGTGAAGGAAGGCAACACAAATAAATGTTT ATGTCGTAGTGACCGCACTGGATCTCGATGCACTGACGTTGTTAGGGAGACTGTGTCTTGTCCCATCACTCGATGCCACAGCCGTGGACGATGTTATAGCTTAGTAGATCAATACTGCAT TTGTAATGATGGTTACTCTGGTGTTTACTGTGAGTCCGATATCTCTCCCATCACTTCTCCATTCGAAAATTCTACAACCACATCTCCTGCACCACCTCGTGTTGTCGGTAATGTCGGTCAGAACAAAGGAAGCAATGCAGTAGGCATTTCTGTAGGAGGTGCCATCGGTGGTCTAGTGGTCGTCGCAATTATTATCATTCTTGTTATTCTCTTGGTAAAGAATGTGAG AGGCAAGCTGTCGATTAACTTTGATAATCCCATGTACCATTCTGACTCTAGCTCAGTTGTT
- the LOC134177792 gene encoding uncharacterized protein LOC134177792 has protein sequence MSDQKEDRNSDQDDDFQPPTKMRRIGSKKLTTSTSQLDSRFAEKTSTDKVQEYSKAWRSNRNKDASQEEQVPTDILSTKDSQLLQEWLICFLLEARKTNGDKEDSLWKKGVIGLDTPVKLLRAVFFYNGINFALRGGAEHRSLKWSQVTRCSQTTDGLSKVCYIYVEHGSKNHSGGLRDLRHPNKKVTRYANEEAGDRCHVKILDLYLSKLPAGFSREAFYYKPLSSTPSFGPWYSKQVIGHNTLATMMKVMTAEAGLPVRTDHALRATSATRLFQVGVPEHVIQGRTGHKTLQAPRQYREPSELQQMAACKVLDNGHGHTDYTDAKVKESGETTEQADELKVVEVEQPSETGRQNPAPFVISDCVFTNCSTVNIIIGKE, from the exons atgtcggatcagaaagaagaccgtaATAGTGATCAGGACGACGACTTTCAGCCGCCAACAAAGATGAGACGCATTGGTTCCAAAAAGCTTACCACTAGTACTAGccagcttgacagcagatttgctgaaaagacgAGTACGGACAAAGTACAGGAGTACAGCAAGG CATGGAGAAGCAATCGAAACAAGGATGCTTCACAAGAAGAGCAGGTACCCACAGACATTCTCTCAACGAAGGATTCACAACTTTTGCAAGAGTGGCTAATATGCTTCCTACTGGAGGCGAGGAAGACCAACGGTGACAA AGAAGACAGTCTATGGAAGAAGGGAGTAATTGGCTTAGACACACCTGTAAAACTACTGAGGGCAGTATTCTTTTATAATGGGATAAACTTTGCTCTTCGAGGTGGTGCGGAGCACAGAAGCCTCAAATGGAGTCAGGTGActagatgcagccaaaccacagacggattgtcaaaagtctgttacatttaTGTTGAGCACGGATCCAAAAATCATAGTGGTGGACTACGTGATttacggcatccaaacaaaaaagtcacaag atacgctaatgaagaagctggtgacCGTTGCCACGTAAAAATTTTGGATCTCTATCTTagtaagttgccagcaggattttctcGAGAAGCCTTCTATTATAAACCTTTGTCGTCTACTCCTTCATTTGGTCcttggtattcaaagcaagtaatcggtcataacacgttggctacaatgatgaaagtgatgacagctgaagctggTCTTCCGGTTCGAACCGACCACGCTCTTCGAGCTACTAGtgcgacaaggctgtttcaagtGGGAGTTCCCGAACATGTaattcaaggcagaaccggcCACAAAACCTTGCAAGCACCGAGACAATATCGAGAGCCATccgaattgcagcaaatggcagcgtgcaaagttttggaCAATGGCCATGGACACACCGATTACACTGACGCAAAAGTCAAGGAGTCCGGAGAGACAACGGAACAGGCAGATGAGCTGAAAGTAGTCGAGGTCGAACAGCCGTCTGAAACGGGAAGACAGAATCCGGcgccatttgtcatttctgactgcgtctttacaaactgcagtactgtgaacattattattggtaaagaataa